A single Eubalaena glacialis isolate mEubGla1 chromosome 18, mEubGla1.1.hap2.+ XY, whole genome shotgun sequence DNA region contains:
- the LOC133078244 gene encoding 5-hydroxyisourate hydrolase-like isoform X2 yields MSSGVALRLRTLQRHLGSPEGRGMEPGSSPLTTHVLDTASGLPAQGLCLRLSRLEDRGQQWTELRKSYTDPDGRCPGLLLPGQMKAGTYKLSFDTEGYWQKRGQESFYPYVEVVFTVTNETHRFHVPLLLSPWSYTTYRGS; encoded by the exons ATGAGCTCCGGGGTCGCCCTGCGGCTGCGGACACTCCAGCGACACCTGGGCTCCCCGGAG GGCAGAGGTATGGAGCCGGGCAGCAGCCCGCTGACCACACACGTACTGGACACTGCCTCAGGGCTTCCGGCCCAGGGCCTCTGCCTCCGTCTGTCCAGGCTCGAGGACCGTGGCCAGCAGTGGACCGAGCTGAGGAAAAG ctACACGGACCCTGACGGCCGCTGCCCTGGGCTCCTGCTGCCAGGCCAGATGAAGGCGGGCACCTACAAGCTGTCCTTCGACACTGAGGGCTACTGGCAGAAGAGGGGCCAGGAGAGCTTCTACCCGTACGTGGAG GTCGTTTTCACCGTCACGAACGAGACCCACAGGTTCCACGTGCCGCTGCTGCTGAGCCCGTGGTCTTATACCACGTACCGAGGGAGCTAG
- the LOC133078244 gene encoding 5-hydroxyisourate hydrolase-like isoform X1 has translation MAVCHRSLRGLLSSSTRSSSPRAQGHFGTLSPGAVYTNSAASYRRAQTQGSISAPLVAQGRGMEPGSSPLTTHVLDTASGLPAQGLCLRLSRLEDRGQQWTELRKSYTDPDGRCPGLLLPGQMKAGTYKLSFDTEGYWQKRGQESFYPYVEVVFTVTNETHRFHVPLLLSPWSYTTYRGS, from the exons ATGGCAGTGTGTCACCGCAGCCTGCGCGGGCTGCTCAGCAGTTCCACCCGCAGCTCCTCACCCAGGGCCCAGGGGCATTTTGGGACTTTGTCCCCCGGGGCTGTTTACACCAACTCCGCTGCCTCATACCGGCGGGCGCAGACACAAGGCAGCATCTCTGCCCCTCTCGTGGCCCAGGGCAGAGGTATGGAGCCGGGCAGCAGCCCGCTGACCACACACGTACTGGACACTGCCTCAGGGCTTCCGGCCCAGGGCCTCTGCCTCCGTCTGTCCAGGCTCGAGGACCGTGGCCAGCAGTGGACCGAGCTGAGGAAAAG ctACACGGACCCTGACGGCCGCTGCCCTGGGCTCCTGCTGCCAGGCCAGATGAAGGCGGGCACCTACAAGCTGTCCTTCGACACTGAGGGCTACTGGCAGAAGAGGGGCCAGGAGAGCTTCTACCCGTACGTGGAG GTCGTTTTCACCGTCACGAACGAGACCCACAGGTTCCACGTGCCGCTGCTGCTGAGCCCGTGGTCTTATACCACGTACCGAGGGAGCTAG